Genomic window (Nicotiana sylvestris chromosome 7, ASM39365v2, whole genome shotgun sequence):
GTAATGTGTGTAACGTGTCTAACTCTGACATATATAAGCAACTTTCCTCGTATATAATCCCCCTGATTTCTTTTGTCCCTAAAAACTACATATTTACTTCCATCCTCATTACCACTTTTACTAAGTTGCTGAATTATTTGATCTCCCTAACTCCCTTGGCATCGATAACAAGGTGCTCAACTTTCTGTGCCCGCATTTTTAGTTATATAGGAGTTAAACATGcttcaaaggtaagttttatagagcggtggttagaccggcaatgttgtatggggcagagtgttggccggttaagaactcccaTATCTAGAGGTTAAAAGTAGCAGAGATGcggatgctgaggtggatgtgcgggcacactaggatagacaagatcaggaatgaagatattcggaggAAGGTGGGCGTCGCCcctgtggatgacaagatgcgggaagtgaggctcagatggttcgggcacgtgcagAGGAGAAGCATCGATGcgccggtgaggaggtgtgagtggTTGGCCGTGgtgggcacgagaagaggtagagggagacttaagaagtattggggagaggtgatcaggcaggacatggttcgtctgcagatttccgaggacatgacccttgataggaaggcctGGAGGACTAGCATTAGAGTTGTAGGATAGGGGTAGTAGAGCTTGCCTTTCTGCATGCCGGGGGCGAGGCGGGGTTGGATTGGGGTTGATCTTAGATGGTTTGCAGTTTATGTTGAACCCACACTATTCTTGTTGTTTATCTTAGATTCCCTAGACTCTGGCtactgttattgcatgtcattcatcttttgatttttatgcttCTGTTACTATAATGATTTTTactggagttactaatgaatttttttttcttttcttgttttccttgtttttctCTATTTCCGTCATTCTGAGCCGAGGGTccattggaaacagcctctctgtccTACCAGGgcaggtaaggtctgcgtacacactaccctccccagaccccactatgtgggattttactgggtagttgttgttgttgttgttgagttaAACATGCTTGAGGTTGCTGTTTCTTGCTCTCTTGCATGTCACAGCTGATAATTTCAGTCCAAACTCAGATTAGGGTGCTTTTGGGCACTGAAAAACAATCTATGGCGACCAATTTGTTTGGGACTGAGGCgcaattgttgttgttgcatttTGAGAACCGCAAGTCCCATAAAGCTCCAGGGGAACCATACTTGGATTTTTATCCTGCACTTGTAATTATCAAAGATTGACctagagggtgtttggattggcttttaaaaAGGCTTAAAAGCCATAAGCCATAAGTTGGTAATATTACCCAGCttttggcttttggcttatttttgtacttttcatGCCTAAAAGTAAGCACTCTTTATCATTGCCAAACACCACAAAACTAAAAAAGTGCTTAAACCTTATGATGTGTGCTTCTTATACAATGTTATGGCTACGATTCTGAAAGCCTTGTCACGAGAAATTCTAGTTTTACTTGATTGACCTGTTGGTAAATTCCGATATGATTTGCTTGACATTATGTGAGCTATATTTGTGTTGACTGGCTTAACTGTAACTACAGGTGACAGCAACCCTATCACTTGCAGCTGCATGCTCGTCAGCAGGAATTGCTGTTTTGTATTCAAAGGATTTAAACTTCTGCAGTAGTTCATCGCATCTTCCATGTGGCAGATTCGAGCTCTCTGTTGTCTTGGCATTCATAACCTGGTTTCTTATAGCCATTTCTTCCCATGTGATGTTTTGGATCCTAGCCACAGTTTAACATTTTAAGCATTGGTTGCCCTCACAAGATTATTCCAGTCGCGACCTTCAAGGACCGGTCTCTTGTAAATCTAGTTTCACCATCTTGTCACTGTATCTTCCTTAGCGGTCGTACTGGAAATTCTTCTGAACTGGTTGATTGCTTGGAAAACCTGCCACTTAACAATTGAACTCGTTCGAGTTCCATTTTGATTCGAGTGTAAATTATAACGTCTGAATTGTAGTTTTTACTTGCTGCAATTCAGTTGCATTCAGGTCTAGGGTCTTGATAGTTTCAGTTTAGCCATACATTACCTGGACATTTGAAAACCAGAAGTTTAATGCCATTGGACATTGTGCAAAAGCACATTTCTTTCTTTTATATGTTCACCTTTTGCTCACATAACATTAAGGTTAGCTTTGCATTAAGTGATAAACTCATTGATTTGTGCTCATTAATTGATCATAACAAACAGTACAATCCACTTATATCGATTGGTATTCCACTTAATGAGTGCAATGCAGTTTAACTTTCTAAACAGAGAATGAAGCACATATTTCTAataagggcagcccggtgcactaagctcccgctatgcgcggggtccggagaAGGGTTGGATCACAAAAGGTCTATCGTCCGTAGTTTTACTCTGCATTTCTGCAAAAGGTTGTTTTCACAGCTCGAACTTGTAACCTACATTCTGTGTCATCTAGCAAGAACATAAATTGGGCAATAGGCAACATTTTGTTAACTACTCGCCATAGTAGTAATGATGCAGCTATCTTTTCCTCAATGGCATGTACTTCCATATTACAATCCATGAAAAGAAAGGATACATAACATAGAACTGAATCATCTCTACAACATTCTAACATGCAGCCAATCGCATTGACAAATGGAAAAACCTTGAACAGACCAGTGTTCTTCActttagtttccagaaagttaccATATCATACAATCAATTTTTGTTCACATGACAATCTCTGGCTTCAGAATGCTGGATTTTATCTCTTTGTGCGGTAGAACAACACCTCCATTGCTGTAGACTTCATCGCCAACATGAACATCTTCTCCTAAGATTGTCATGTTCTCTACTCGAGCCCATCGCCCAACAGTTGAGTGCCATCCAACAATGCTACTTGAGATGCAGGCATGCTTTTTAATCCGTACACCACGCATGATAGTACAACGTGAAAGCCTAACTCCAGATTCAATAACACATCCGGGACCAATCGCCACATCTGGGCCAATAAGACATCCATCTCCTATTACAGCACTCTCGTCTATTAACACGTTTCCAAGAATATGTGGCCCAACAGCCAAATCAGGTGAGGACCTCTTCCTCAAGGAATCCAGGTACAGTCTCAAGCCTGTAATGTAATCCTTTGGCTGACCAATGTCCATCCAAAACCCGGGTAGAACCATGGCGCGGAGCTTCTTCTCTGCTGCAATGCTGGGGAAGACCTCCTTCTCGATTGAGGTGGGCTTCAACTCAATCCGATCCAAAACAGAAGGGTTCAACAAGTAAATTCCAGCGTTGATCTTGTTACCCACgaatatttttggtttttctaCAAACGTTTCGACTCTCCCAGTCCCTTCTTCCATGACGACCACACCATATTTTGATGGTTCATCAACCTAACAGAGAAAATGCATTACAAAATTATTTCCTTTTAATGCATACAGAAAAGTAAAAGATACAAGGAGTTTCTAACCTTCGTAACCATAATGGAAGCTTCCCCACCATGGGATTTGTGAAACTCAATCATTTCTTTCAACGGGTAGTCACATATAACATCACTATTGAGGACGAAAAAGGGCTCATCAGAGTCATCTCTCAATATATCACGAGCTAAAGCCAGTGGTCCTGCTGTGCCCAAAGGCTCTGTCTCTTCCGAGCAAGTGATCTTGATATCCTTTTTCTCGAACTCTTTCAAGAAGTTTTGCATTATCTAAAATGAAAAGGATAAGACATTTTCCTTGTAACATTGAATAGTTTTATAAGAACTAAATTTTCTGGTAACTATGGGGTTTAGCTTTACCTTCGGCTGGTAGCTAATTGCCAAAACTACTTCAGTCACTCCAATAGCTTTTAGTGCTTCAATCTGGTTAAAATTAGATTTACAACAACTCAGGCATAATAAAGCTTCCATTAGAAACTTATGTGGTGCTTTagtaccaacaacaacaactacaactaCGCCTCAGTCCCAAGGCAGGAGAGGTATGTCCGTTATATTTGTATATCATGGCAAAATACATACTCAACTAGCTATCAAACAATGTATGCCATCAGGAGAATAGAAGAAGCGAGAAACTAACTGAACGGTTTTGATTCAACATACTACTAATACCAATGGTAAGATAACATTCGAGTTTAATAGAAAAACAAGGTGTGTTTTAGTCCAAAGGATGGTGGATGAGGCTAAAGATCAAAAGTACGAAAGAACAACAAAATAATAGAGGAATCAGGAACTTATTATGATCCATCATAAACAAAAGGGAGTGTGGTGATAACACGAAACCTGATGTAGTATCATGGGCTTGTTAGCAAAGTCAACTAGGGGCTTTGGCACGTTGAGGGTCAGCGGCCTCAGCCTTGTTCCAAAACCCCCTACGAGGATGAGTGCCTTCATAATGAAAACCAAAAGGCTGCCTGCATCAGAAAAAACAAAAGGTTGCCTGCATCACAAAAAACCAAATATCCAGAAAAAACCAGTTGTATCATGATGAGTAGTACTAAAAGGACTAAGGAGATGTCTGATGAAAAAAATTATCCACATTATGAGGACATTCAATTCAATTAAAAGCAATGAAAAGATTCAAAACTGACAGCAACATTCCTTGATCTAGCACAAGAACATGGGTAAACGTTCGATGACAGCTCTCTGGAAAGTGTTGATGGAACTTGACAAAGTGTAAGACAGAAGATAAGTAAAGCAAAAGAATATATTCCTACCAAATAAATTAAGAGGTAAACTGAAGCTTCTGAAAGTAGCAACGAAACATCCTAGCAATCAAAAAGTCAGATAAATGAAAATGAACCGCAGAATTTTGGTCACTATGTCATATCTCCTGTATGAAATTTGGAATGGGTATGTACCCGATCCAGCTATACTCAATTTTTATCTATCTAGATACAGTAGTGTTCGCGCCAGCTATGATGCACCCGACTATTCCACCGAGTACCTGCTACCTCCCAATGCTCCTACCAGCATAAGTACCAAGTAATTTTTGCCTCTACTGCGGTTCAAACTTTGGCCTCCAATCCCACTTCATTGACCATGTCATATACGTTGTCATGGATACTCATAAAAAAATAAGTGTATTCTCATCGATACATCTGATAAAAATGAAGTGTATTTCTAACATAGGTTGGGCAAACTAAGAAAGGTTTGCAACATGTGACTAGTCCTATATAACTAATGTCACTAATACACCTAGAGTATGATTGTGCATTGATGATCGTTTTCATATATCTGATTAGATTGTTGTTTCACACGAGAAGACTAAAGCTAAGCTGGTAGACCTGCTCTCCATGTGCAGTAAGATATCTACTACACATAGATAAAGCTCCAAACGTTGTCCATCACTA
Coding sequences:
- the LOC104238807 gene encoding mannose-1-phosphate guanylyltransferase 1-like, translating into MKALILVGGFGTRLRPLTLNVPKPLVDFANKPMILHQIEALKAIGVTEVVLAISYQPKIMQNFLKEFEKKDIKITCSEETEPLGTAGPLALARDILRDDSDEPFFVLNSDVICDYPLKEMIEFHKSHGGEASIMVTKVDEPSKYGVVVMEEGTGRVETFVEKPKIFVGNKINAGIYLLNPSVLDRIELKPTSIEKEVFPSIAAEKKLRAMVLPGFWMDIGQPKDYITGLRLYLDSLRKRSSPDLAVGPHILGNVLIDESAVIGDGCLIGPDVAIGPGCVIESGVRLSRCTIMRGVRIKKHACISSSIVGWHSTVGRWARVENMTILGEDVHVGDEVYSNGGVVLPHKEIKSSILKPEIVM